GTGCACGCGTGGCTGCCGAAGGGCTCCCCCGCGCTCGACCTCTGATCGTGCAGGGACCGGACGAGACGCGGCCCGGGCGCCTCCCCATCGGGAGGCACCCGGGCCGCGACCGCGCGCCCGTGCATCCGCGCTAGATGTACTCGGCCATGACGTTGGTGACACTTCGGGGCGTGTGAAGAGGCCTCCTGGCTTGATGGAGCTGTCTAGTTCAACCATCGCCAGGAGGCCTCGATGTCCCATCGCTAATGCCCGGTTGACTGTTCATGGTCGGCTTCTCCTCGTTCGTCGGGTAGTCGAGGATCGTCGTCCGGTGTCGCATGTGGCTCGCGAGCTCGGGGTGTCGCGTCAGTGCGCGCATCGGTGGGTGGCCCGGTTCCGTCAGGAGGGTGTCGCGGGGCTCGCGGATCGGTCCTCGAGACCACGGTCGATGCCGGCGAGGACGAGTCCGGAACAGGAAGGCGCCGTGCTGGCTGCGCGCGCGGAACTTCGGTTCGGGCCCGCCCGGCTGGCTCCGGTGACGAGCGTTCCGGCCCGCACGATCTCCCGCATCCTGCGCCGGCACGGGGCGCCGCCGTTGGCATGGTTGGACCCCGTCACCGGGGCCGTGATCCGGGCATCCCGGTCAACGGCGCACCGGTATGAGCACGAGCATCCGGGTGATCTGATCCACGTGGACGTGAAGAAGCTCGGGAGGATCCCGGACGGAGGCGGCTGGCGGGTCCACGGGCGCAGCGAGCAGGTCCGCGGCCGCGGGATCGGGTTCGATTACGTCCATGCCGCGGTCGATGACCACACCCGTCTCGCCTACGCGGAGATCCATCCCGATGAGAAAGGCGCGACCGCGGCCGGGTTCCTGACCCGCGCAGCGGCGTACTTCGCCGGGCGCGGGATCACCCGGATCGAGCGGGTCATCACGGACAACGCGTTCGCCTACCGGCACTCGACCGCGTTCAAGAACGCCGTCCAGGACCTGGGCGCGCGGCAGAAGTTCATCCGCCCGCACTGCCCCTGGCAGAACGGCAAGGTCGAGCGCTTCAACCGGACCCTCGCGACCGAGTGGGCCTACCGGCAACCCTTCACCAGCAACCAACACCGCGCCGACGCGCTTGACCCCTTCATCGAGCACTACAACACTGAACGAATCCACTCAAGCCACGGGCTCACGCCCGCGGCCCGAGTG
This window of the Clavibacter sepedonicus genome carries:
- a CDS encoding IS481 family transposase, with product MELSSSTIARRPRCPIANARLTVHGRLLLVRRVVEDRRPVSHVARELGVSRQCAHRWVARFRQEGVAGLADRSSRPRSMPARTSPEQEGAVLAARAELRFGPARLAPVTSVPARTISRILRRHGAPPLAWLDPVTGAVIRASRSTAHRYEHEHPGDLIHVDVKKLGRIPDGGGWRVHGRSEQVRGRGIGFDYVHAAVDDHTRLAYAEIHPDEKGATAAGFLTRAAAYFAGRGITRIERVITDNAFAYRHSTAFKNAVQDLGARQKFIRPHCPWQNGKVERFNRTLATEWAYRQPFTSNQHRADALDPFIEHYNTERIHSSHGLTPAARVSPTS